A single genomic interval of candidate division WOR-3 bacterium harbors:
- a CDS encoding RsmB/NOP family class I SAM-dependent RNA methyltransferase, giving the protein MKNKRDLFPKGFIERYERFIPDFDDFLEAMLTPLPRVFRINTIKAKPEEVLPLVEDLEPTPLPYCPVAYSVKNGSGLGRSLIHFLGLIYIQEAASMIPPLILDPQPGETVLDLAAAPGSKTTQMSAMMKNKGLLIANDLSLRRVRGLIGNIDRMGCLNVAVCRTDGIILARKLQGICDRVLVDAPCSSEGTIRKTREALVRWSIKGIENFSRVQKGMITAGYQALKPDGRMVYSTCTIAPEENEAVVSYLLKRFPDAEILPIELPGLLTRAALKEWNKESFPEPVTRCCRILPQDNNTEAFFVALIRKPGYAPD; this is encoded by the coding sequence CGCCCTTGCCAAGGGTCTTTCGCATCAACACCATCAAGGCAAAACCTGAGGAGGTCCTGCCATTGGTTGAGGATTTGGAACCAACGCCTTTGCCCTATTGTCCAGTTGCCTATTCGGTTAAAAACGGCTCCGGTCTGGGCAGGAGCCTTATTCACTTCCTTGGACTCATCTACATTCAGGAGGCGGCATCAATGATTCCGCCATTAATCCTTGACCCGCAGCCAGGGGAAACTGTGCTTGACCTTGCCGCCGCCCCGGGCTCAAAGACAACCCAGATGTCGGCGATGATGAAAAACAAAGGGCTTCTGATTGCCAACGACCTCTCCCTAAGGCGGGTGCGCGGACTCATTGGCAACATTGACCGGATGGGCTGCCTGAATGTTGCGGTCTGCCGAACAGATGGCATCATCCTCGCAAGGAAACTCCAGGGCATCTGCGACCGGGTCTTGGTTGATGCCCCCTGCTCATCTGAAGGGACAATTCGCAAAACCAGAGAGGCGCTGGTGCGCTGGTCAATAAAAGGAATAGAGAACTTCAGCCGGGTGCAGAAGGGTATGATAACCGCGGGTTATCAGGCATTAAAACCTGATGGGAGAATGGTCTATTCCACCTGCACAATTGCGCCTGAGGAGAATGAGGCGGTTGTCTCCTATCTGCTCAAGCGCTTTCCCGATGCAGAAATCCTGCCGATTGAACTGCCTGGACTTTTGACAAGAGCCGCATTAAAGGAATGGAACAAAGAGAGTTTTCCTGAACCGGTTACCCGCTGTTGCCGCATCTTACCGCAGGACAATAACACCGAGGCGTTTTTTGTCGCCTTGATTCGCAAACCCGGATATGCACCAGATTGA
- a CDS encoding class II aldolase/adducin family protein encodes MKGNEKELLARSARPYLKGIARVSKQLVSLGWAEANAGNFSIRTGDGLITKITGAEMRAIAKNPLRYLCFVRPIKGWGYEVLPAKATPTKEIFAHILGQRALMRFRPEDKVLLHTHPVQLVSLSNQYPRPEQLLEEIFSRFRCRRLLSIITAVEYAPEGSTLLARRTGRALKKARLVIWSKHGVIASGKTLSQALRLIITVNKVAAGKGYEG; translated from the coding sequence GTGAAAGGAAATGAAAAGGAGTTGTTGGCGCGCTCTGCCCGACCTTATCTTAAAGGGATTGCACGGGTGTCTAAGCAACTTGTCTCCTTAGGCTGGGCAGAGGCAAATGCCGGCAACTTCTCCATCAGAACCGGTGATGGTCTTATTACCAAGATTACCGGTGCCGAGATGAGGGCAATCGCCAAAAATCCGCTAAGGTATCTCTGTTTTGTCAGACCTATTAAAGGATGGGGATATGAGGTGCTGCCAGCAAAGGCAACACCGACAAAGGAAATCTTTGCCCATATTTTGGGTCAGAGAGCACTAATGCGTTTTCGACCCGAGGATAAGGTTTTGCTTCACACCCATCCGGTTCAACTGGTCTCTTTGTCAAACCAATATCCCAGACCCGAACAATTGCTGGAGGAGATTTTTTCAAGGTTCAGGTGCAGGCGCCTGCTATCAATTATTACTGCGGTTGAATATGCGCCTGAGGGCTCAACCCTTTTGGCGCGCAGAACCGGCAGGGCACTCAAAAAGGCAAGGCTGGTCATCTGGTCAAAACATGGTGTTATTGCATCGGGCAAAACCCTTTCTCAGGCATTGAGGTTGATAATCACGGTTAATAAAGTTGCGGCAGGGAAGGGATATGAAGGATAA
- a CDS encoding RNA methyltransferase, with amino-acid sequence MKDKKPRHPKHLPAPDGIETFYEVRSRDSLLPPEEFARLERRPIHIVLDNLRSAFNVGAIFRLADAVRAAAVIPCGYTAHPPHHKLEQTALGTTGSVPWSWFPETATAIAELKRKNIQVVALETVVGAVPFYRFSYKFPVAIVLGNEALGVSQEVLRLCDGFVEIPVFGYKNSLNVATAAAVVLYELLRQGNWL; translated from the coding sequence ATGAAGGATAAAAAGCCTCGTCATCCGAAACACCTGCCCGCACCGGACGGGATTGAAACCTTTTATGAGGTGCGCTCAAGGGATTCCCTCCTTCCACCTGAGGAGTTTGCGCGCCTGGAGCGGCGTCCGATTCACATTGTCCTTGACAACCTCCGCAGCGCATTTAATGTCGGTGCAATTTTTAGGCTGGCAGATGCGGTGCGGGCAGCAGCGGTGATTCCCTGCGGCTATACTGCCCATCCACCCCATCACAAATTGGAGCAGACCGCATTGGGAACAACCGGTTCGGTTCCCTGGTCTTGGTTTCCAGAGACCGCCACCGCAATTGCCGAACTGAAAAGGAAAAACATCCAGGTTGTGGCGCTGGAAACGGTTGTTGGTGCGGTTCCGTTTTACAGGTTTTCGTATAAGTTCCCGGTTGCGATTGTGCTCGGTAATGAGGCGCTTGGTGTTTCCCAGGAGGTTTTGCGCCTTTGTGACGGGTTTGTGGAGATACCGGTTTTCGGATACAAAAATTCGCTCAATGTTGCCACTGCCGCCGCGGTTGTTCTTTACGAACTCCTGAGACAGGGCAACTGGCTTTAA